One window from the genome of Alosa alosa isolate M-15738 ecotype Scorff River chromosome 15, AALO_Geno_1.1, whole genome shotgun sequence encodes:
- the npat gene encoding protein NPAT isoform X3 yields the protein MLSSLWKKLDITLNQIKCLENSPIVYSSQRMRTKNGIIRNRALASPMACPSPSGVMAPSPSSCAPSPLPTPHGAPGHSTPVCVSQARLSPLTLSHPHVQDVSRLSINLSHNTPLQIIVPDQRLTPGPLSPARRKCDSPRRRGGCLASGSGTSRANITSSGLTQEGQGEEVVSENFPQMVIENAREKILKDRSLQEKLAENINKILASDNSPQASKAACSSVDQDQSIDEILGLQGEIHMTDDAIQDILEQTESDPAFQALFDLFDYGKEKTTGAEEVEGGQRDQESQDICHVEEPTETGHLGPVQEDSASCAEPSAVPRARARGAQEAKNKRKSTLSSNAPKNPAPALPSGLPPSQPASESPVSGRGSSADPKQRVGRRHTRPSQHLSQASRSTDIEDTVNMDVDDPVVPETDSVSLAQEQSQVSKGPGAEQPPAIVGSQLLGTARDLLLTASAPVATAGYEGQQESAQGHGASRSAEKAPEVLRGSNNKGPVGEVDQSKKEGPLSQGGQAVQKSQTPDSLRGSGVSVLPPSAPAARPAAVPSSSSAAETDPGQIVSLKIIVSDEQEQPSTDTSLSQAVSSISEERIPTIYLSSPAKSPARGVLLSAPSSGVTPEETVQAVSCLQRTEVTQDGHQPLAPGGAGDGFFQLLPASTGPSSYFVVTDQVLPGDHQSSVVVVPGAPATQSKLTTLPQVLATPPRSRTGPQPYGSTFIISSPVQSMLQSVMLPVSVMSQNNTGKFTIVPNQVLTLPCTTSVTQPATLVAKPNMAPQQDASNLGKTVKSIAAPPEKVTAPPQKVTAPTQKMAAPVPKAAVPLQCQSTEPGKAGGAPGHVRMLCFDAPSSNTPTPPAAPAPAPVGSGSPATQTRSPAPTGSPPTEKQTSREGGRAETPKPIILGGSRSKRRVETVRVEDQTPQPSAFTAPQNRDTSVKIPAASAGKDKSSDAPKAAAAAVQQGPSTRFESRRKPHMTEKPDAGHTSSNVAQNTKPSERLHLQSAKSTGAKRDGKESGKQEMVKAQDGRAVTEERTAAPQGASPVTANKENELEAHRGKERGQPASPAPLDPASAPSAAASKALSKTSPLTKQAAEMLQDIQGLHPAATPPRKQGLGCLDLPLPRTPGLGRLQEDSLDGLRTPGRQRQGREGEGTPRHLLPPATPELPSCSPASETGSENSINMAAHTLMILSRAARTGGPLKDSLRQEEAAAPTVAAKSKKRKPGESSPADQKEHSSSKKKAKKQKKLLDSFPDDLDVDKFLSSLHYDE from the exons ATGTTGTCATCATTATGGAAGAAGCTGGATATCACTCTTAATCAGATCAA ATGTTTGGAGAACTCTCCAATTGTATATTCCAGCCAGAGGA TGCGTacaaaaaatggcatcataagAAACCGGGCCCTGGCAAGTCCTATGGCGTGTCCCAGTCCTAGTGGTGTGATGGCTCCTTCTCCCAGCTCATGTGCACCCAGTCCCCTCCCCACCCCGCATGGCGCTCCTGGACATtccacccctgtgtgtgtctcccagGCTCGGCTGTCCCCACTGACTCTCAGTCACCCCCATGTCCAGGATGTGAGCCGCCTGTCCATCAACTTGAGCC ACAATACCCCACTGCAAATAATTGTTCCTGACCAGAGGCTTACTCCTGGGCCGTTATCTCCAGCACGCAGGAAATG TGATTCACCTAGAAGAAGAGGGGGGTGCCTGGCCTCAGGGAGTGGAACGTCACGGGCAAACATCACGTCCAGTGGTCTCACTCAAGAAGGACAAGGCGAAGAAGTGGTGTCAGAGAATTTCCCT CAAATGGTAATAGAAAATGCCCGTGAGAAGATTCTAAAGGACCGTTCGCTACAAGAAAAGCTTGCTGAAAATATTAACAAAATACTTGCCAG TGACAATAGTCCACAAGCTTCAAAGGCAGCATGCAGCTCAGTGGATCAAGACCAGTCCATTGATGAAATTCTGGGCCTACAG GGAGAGATCCACATGACTGATGATGCCATTCAGGACATTCTAGAGCAGACGGAGTCTGACCCTGCTTTCCAGGCTCTCTTCGACCTCTTTGACTACG GTAAAGAGAAAACCACCGGTGCTGAGGAGGTTGAGGGAGGCCAAAGAGACCAGGAGAGCCAGGACATTTGTCATGTGGAGGAGCCCACCGAGACTGGTCACCTAG GTCCTGTGCAGGAAGACTCTGCATCCTGTGCCGAGCCCTCAGCTGTACCTAGAGCAAGGGCGAGAGGAGCTCAAGAGGCCAAGAACAAGAGGAAGTCCACTCTGTCCTCAAATGCACCCAAGAATCCTGCTCCAGCGCTCCCCTCAGGGCTGCCtcccagccagccagcctctGAGAGCCCGGTCTCAGGCCGAGGGTCTTCTGCAGACCCAAAGCAGAGGGTGGGCAGGAGGCACACGCGGCCCTCTCAGCACCTCTCTCAGGCCAGCAGGAGCACAGACATTGAGGACACGGTGAATATGGATGTAGACGACCCGGTGGTTCCCGAGACCGACTCTGTGTCATTGGCACAGGAGCAGTCTCAGGTCAGCAAAGGCCCCGGTGCGGAACAGCCTCCGGCCATAGTGGGCAGCCAACTGCTAGGAACAGCACGTGACCTCCTGTTGACCGCTTCGGCTCCTGTTGCCACAGCCGGATATGAGGGGCAGCAAGAATCAGCGCAGGGACATGGTGCTAGTCGCTCCGCAGAGAAAGCACCAGAGGTTCTGCGTGGATCTAATAACAAGGGGCCTGTTGGAGAAGTGGACCAGTCCAAAAAAGAAGGCCCTCTGTCCCAAGGAGGGCAAGCTGTGCAGAAGTCCCAGACGCCAGACAGCTTGAGAGGCTCAGGGGTCAGTGTTTTGCCCCCATCGGCTCCAGCTGCTCGTCCCGCGGCTGTGCCCTCGTCCTCCTCGGCTGCGGAGACCGACCCCGGTCAGATTGTCTCTCTGAAGATCATAGTGAGTGATGAGCAGGAGCAGCCCTCCACAGACACGTCACTCAGCCAGGCTGTCTCCAGCATCAGCGAGGAGCGCATCCCCACCATATACCTCTCCTCCCCCGCCAAGTCGCCGGCCAGGGGGGTGCTGCTGTCTGCCCCCAGCTCCGGGGTGACCCCCGAGGAAACGGTCCAGGCAGTTAGCTGTCTTCAGAGGACTGAGGTCACTCAGGACGGTCATCAGCCATTAGCCCCCGGAGGTGCTGGAGACGGCTTCTTCCAGCTTCTGCCAGCCAGCACCGGACCCAGCAGCTACTTTGTGGTGACGGACCAGGTGCTACCAGGAGACCATCAGTCCAGCGTGGTTGTGGTTCCAGGAGCGCCGGCTACCCAGAGTAAGCTGACCACGTTGCCCCAAGTTCTGGCTACGCCACCGCGGTCACGGACTGGACCACAGCCTTACG GTTCAACCTTCATCATATCCTCACCAGTCCAGTCTATGCTACAGAGTGTAATGTTGCCCGTATCCGTGATGAGTCAGAACAACACAGGGAAGTTCACCATTGTGCCCAATCAG GTACTAACTTTGCCCTGCACAACATCTGTGACCCAGCCAGCAACCCTAGTAGCAAAACCCAATATGGCCCCTCAACAAGATGCCAGCAACCTTG GTAAAACGGTCAAGTCGATTGCTGCTCCACCAGAGAAGGTAACTGCTCCACCACAGAAGGTAACTGCTCCAACACAGAAGATGGCTGCTCCTGTACCGAAAGCAGCTGTTCCTTTGCAATGTCAGAGCACAGAGCCAGGGAAGGCTGGAGGTGCTCCGGGCCATGTGAGGATGCTCTGCTTCGACGCTCCCTCCTCAAACACACCAACCCCGCcagcagctccagctccagcgcCCGTGGGCAGTGGGAGCCCTGCCACACAGACTAGGAGTCCGGCCCCCACCGGCTCGCCCCCCACTGAGAAACAGACAAGCAGGGAGGGCGGGCGTGCCGAGACCCCTAAACCCATCATCCTCGGAGGGAGCAGGTCCAAGAGGAGGGTGGAGACGGTTCGGGTGGAGGACCAAACTCCGCAGCCCTCTGCTTTTACAGCGCCACAGAACAGGGACACATCGGTTAAGATCCCGGCTGCATCAGCAGGGAAGGACAAGAGCTCCGACGCTCccaaagcagcagcagcagcagtccagCAGGGGCCCAGCACACGGTTCGAGTCCAGGAGGAAACCCCACATGACGGAGAAGCCCGACGCAGGACACACTTCTAGCAATGTGGCCCAGAACACTAAGCCGTCAGAGCGATTGCATCTGCAGAGCGCAAAGTCCACAGGAGCCAAGAGGGACGGAAAAGAGTCTGGCAAACAGGAAATGGTTAAGGCCCAAGATGGCCGTGCGGTGACAGAAGAGAGGACAGCGGCCCCGCAGGGGGCCTCTCCTGTCACTGCCAACAAGGAGAACGAGCTGGAGGCCCACCGGGGGAAGGAGAGGGGCCAGCCAGCATCCCCAGCCCCGCTGGACCCTGCCTCCGCTCCCTCCGCAGCAGCCAGCAAGGCCCTGAGCAAGACCAGCCCGCTGACCAAACAAGCTGCCGAGATGCTCCAGGACATCCAGGGCCTCCACCCTGCAGCCACCCCACCCAGGAAGCAAGGGCTGGGCTGCCTGGACCTACCGCTGCCCAGAACCCCCGGCCTGGGCCGTCTGCAGGAGGACTCGCTGGACGGGCTCCGCACGCCGGGCAGGCAGCGGCAGGGGCGCGAGGGAGAGGGCACGCCACGCCACCTGCTGCCTCCGGCCACGCCCGAGCTGCCCTCCTGCAGCCCGGCCAGCGAGACGGGCAGCGAGAACAGCATCAACATGGCCGCCCACACGCTCATGATCCTGTCCCGCGCGGCGCGCACCGGGGGTCCCCTCAAGGACAGCTTACGGCAGGAGGAGGCAGCCGCCCCCACGGTTGCAGCCAAAAGCAAGAAGCGCAAGCCCGGCGAGTCCAGCCCTGCTGACCAGAAGGAGCACTCCAGCAGCAAGAAGAAAGCGAAA AAACAGAAGAAGCTGTTGGATTCTTTCCCTGATGACTTGGACGTTGACAAGTTCCTGTCATCCCTGCATTATGATGAATGA